Proteins co-encoded in one Acidobacteriota bacterium genomic window:
- a CDS encoding lipase maturation factor family protein, with protein MPREAEKSKPLLIWDADCSFCRKWIGRWQLATGDRVEYATSTAVGDRFPEIPKEEFARSVQLVETDGKIYRGAEAVLRALARAPGRRWALGAYEHVPGVAPISEAAYALVARNRPLFSRITQLLWGPDVSPPAYETARWLFVRMLAAVYLIAFASLAVQIEGLAGSRGVLPAAAFLDAVRASLGGTSPAQLPTIFWWIPPGDAALAGACWLGAVLSAVVMLTGLAPRPIFVALWALYLSLCSVVRVFLNFQWDILLLETGLLAVFLPAARVRTRSVFLLHWLLFRLMFTSGIVKLGAPTPEWRDLTALDFHYETQPLPTWTAWYMQRLPHAAQAASEVVMFAIELVAPWLIFAPRRVRHAGAAALLFLQVAIMATGNFAFFNLLTLALCVLLLDDTAWPMRFRRVRPGDRAGGEAGWSRAARRVLVPFAAVIFAVGTMQMTDRMRLPIPYPGPLRSIEEAIAPFRSVSSYGLFASMTTYRHEIVLQGSRDGATWLDYEFRFKPGDVSRPPRFVAPHQPRLDWQMWFAALGSYQRNPWVVELMKRLLEGSPPVVGLLERNPFPDGPPSQIRAIVYDYHMTSGEERRAGGAWWRREYLGPYAPTLTAPSR; from the coding sequence ATGCCGAGGGAAGCCGAAAAATCGAAGCCGCTCCTGATCTGGGACGCCGACTGCAGCTTCTGCAGGAAGTGGATCGGGCGCTGGCAGCTCGCGACCGGCGATCGCGTCGAGTACGCGACGTCGACCGCCGTGGGCGATCGCTTTCCCGAAATCCCGAAGGAGGAGTTCGCGCGCTCGGTCCAGCTCGTCGAGACCGACGGGAAGATCTATCGCGGGGCCGAGGCGGTGCTCCGAGCGCTCGCGCGCGCCCCGGGGCGCCGATGGGCGCTCGGGGCGTACGAGCACGTCCCCGGCGTCGCGCCGATCAGCGAGGCGGCCTACGCCCTCGTCGCGAGAAACCGCCCCCTCTTCTCGAGGATCACGCAGCTCCTGTGGGGGCCCGACGTCTCGCCGCCGGCGTACGAGACGGCGCGATGGCTTTTCGTCCGGATGCTGGCGGCCGTGTATCTCATCGCCTTTGCATCGCTCGCGGTGCAGATCGAAGGGCTCGCCGGAAGCCGCGGGGTGCTCCCCGCCGCCGCCTTCCTCGACGCCGTGCGGGCGAGCCTCGGCGGAACGTCGCCGGCCCAGCTCCCGACCATCTTCTGGTGGATCCCCCCGGGCGACGCGGCGCTGGCGGGCGCTTGCTGGCTGGGCGCCGTGCTCTCCGCGGTGGTGATGCTCACCGGCCTCGCGCCGCGCCCGATCTTCGTCGCTCTCTGGGCGCTCTACCTCTCGCTCTGCTCCGTCGTTCGCGTCTTCCTCAACTTCCAGTGGGACATCCTCTTGCTGGAGACGGGGCTCCTCGCCGTCTTCCTACCCGCCGCACGAGTTCGCACGCGAAGCGTCTTCCTCCTCCACTGGCTTCTCTTCCGGCTGATGTTCACGTCGGGGATCGTCAAGCTCGGCGCGCCGACCCCCGAGTGGCGCGACCTCACGGCGCTGGACTTCCACTACGAGACGCAGCCGCTTCCGACGTGGACCGCCTGGTACATGCAGCGGCTGCCCCACGCCGCGCAGGCGGCCTCCGAAGTCGTGATGTTCGCGATCGAGCTGGTCGCGCCGTGGCTCATCTTCGCCCCCCGGCGCGTGCGGCACGCCGGCGCGGCGGCGCTGCTCTTCCTCCAGGTCGCGATCATGGCGACGGGGAACTTCGCCTTCTTCAATCTTCTGACGCTGGCGCTGTGCGTTCTTCTCCTCGACGACACCGCGTGGCCGATGCGCTTCAGGCGCGTGCGTCCCGGGGACCGGGCGGGCGGGGAGGCCGGATGGAGTCGAGCCGCGCGCCGGGTCCTGGTCCCCTTCGCGGCCGTGATCTTCGCCGTCGGGACGATGCAGATGACCGATCGGATGCGCCTCCCGATCCCGTATCCCGGTCCCCTGCGATCGATCGAGGAGGCGATCGCCCCCTTCCGGAGCGTGAGCAGCTACGGCCTCTTCGCCTCGATGACGACGTACCGGCACGAGATCGTGCTGCAGGGGTCGCGCGACGGCGCGACGTGGCTCGACTACGAGTTCCGCTTCAAGCCGGGGGACGTCTCGCGCCCCCCGCGCTTCGTCGCGCCGCACCAGCCGCGCCTCGACTGGCAGATGTGGTTCGCCGCGCTGGGGTCGTATCAGAGGAACCCGTGGGTCGTCGAGCTCATGAAGCGCCTGCTCGAAGGGAGCCCGCCGGTCGTCGGGCTCCTCGAGCGCAATCCCTTCCCGGACGGACCGCCGTCGCAGATCCGCGCGATCGTGTACGACTACCACATGACGAGCGGGGAGGAGAGACGGGCCGGGGGAGCGTGGTGGCGCCGGGAGTACCTGGGGCCCTATGCGCCGACGCTCACCGCGCCGTCGCGCTGA